One segment of Brassica napus cultivar Da-Ae chromosome C3, Da-Ae, whole genome shotgun sequence DNA contains the following:
- the LOC106400776 gene encoding ruBisCO large subunit-binding protein subunit alpha, chloroplastic-like isoform X2, whose protein sequence is MASTNALSSASVLCSSRQGKLSGGNQQKGSRAALQAGIDKLADAVGLTLGPRGRNVVLDEFGSPKVVNDGVTIARAIELPDAMENAGAALIREVASKTNDSAGDGTTTASVLAREIIKHGLLSVTSGANPVSLKRGIDKTVQALIEELEKKARPVKGGSDIQAVATISAGNDELVGTMIADAIDKVGPDGVLSIESSSSFETTVEVEEGMEIDRGYISPQFVTNPEKLLVEFENARVLITDQKITAIKDIIPILEKTTQLRAPLLIIAEDVTGEALATLVVNKLRGVLNVVAVKAPGFGERRKAMLQDISILTGAEYQALDMGLLVENTTIDQLGIARKVTISKDSTTLIADAASKDELQARISQLKKELFETDSVYDSEKLAERIAKLSGGVAVIKVGAATETELEDRKLRIEDAKNATFAAIEEGIVPGGGATLVHLSTVIPAIKEKLEDADERLGADIVQKALVAPAALIAQNAGIEGEVVVEKIMFSEWEIGYNAMTDTYENLLEAGVIDPAKVTRCALQNAASVAGMVLTTQAIVVDKPKPKAPAAAPPQGLMV, encoded by the exons ATGGCGTCCACAAACGCTCTCTCTTCCGCCTCCGTACTCTGCTCCTCTCGACAG GGAAAGCTGAGTGGTGGAAATCAGCAGAAAGGT TCAAGAGCTGCTCTTCAAGCTGGTATCGACAAGCTTGCTGATGCTGTTGGTCTCACTCTTGGCCCTAGAG GGAGAAATGTTGTGTTGGATGAATTTGGAAGCCCCAAGGTTGTGAATGATGGAGTCACCATTGCTAGGGCTATTGAGTTACCTGATGCTATGGAGAATGCTGGTGCAGCGCTTATCCGTGAG GTTGCTAGTAAGACTAATGACTCAGCTGGTGATGGGACAACAACTGCATCTGTCCTTGCTAGGGAAATAATCAAACACGGATTATTGAGTGTCACTTCTGGTGCCAATCCTGTGTCCCTCAAGAGGGGAATCGACAAGACTGTTCAAGCTTTGATCGAAGAGCTTGAGAAGAAAGCTAGACCTGTCAAAGGTGGTAGTGACATCCAAG cCGTGGCTACAATCTCTGCTGGAAATGATGAGCTTGTGGGAACAATGATTGCTGATGCCATTGACAAAGTTGGACCTGATGGTGTTTTGTCCATtgaatcttcttcctcttttgagACTACGGTCGAAGTTGAAGAAGGAATGGAGATTGACAGAGGTTACATCTCACCTCAGTTTGTGACAAACCCTGAGAAACTACTAGTTGAGTTTGAGAATGCGCGGGTGTTGATCACTGATCAGAAGATCACTGCAATCAAAGACATCATCCCCATCTTGGAGAAGACCACTCAGCTTCGAGCTCCATTGCTGATTATTGCAGAGGATGTTACAGGTGAGGCCTTAGCAACCCTTGTCGTGAACAAACTCCGTGGTGTCCTCAATGTTGTCGCCGTGAAGGCTCCTGGATttggagaaagaagaaaggCTATGCTTCAGGATATCTCTATCTTGACAG GAGCTGAGTACCAAGCCCTTGACATGGGCTTGCTGGTCGAGAACACAACAATAGATCAGTTGGGTATTGCTCGTAAAGTCACCATAAGCAAAGATTCGACTACACTTATCGCAGATGCAGCTTCCAAGGACGAGTTACAAGCTCGTATCTCTCAGCTCAAGAAAGAACTATTCGAGACTGATTCTGTCTACGACTCAGAGAAGCTCGCTGAGAGAATAGCTAAACTCTCCGGTGGTGTTGCTGTCATCAAAGTGGGAGCAGCGACTGAAACTGAGCTCGAGGACCGTAAGCTTCGTATTGAGGACGCAAAGAACGCTACATTTGCTGCTATCGAAGAAGGTATAGTTCCTGGTGGTGGCGCAACTTTGGTGCATCTCTCCACTGTGATTCCTGCCATTAAAGAGAAGCTGGAGGATGCTGATGAACGTTTGGGAGCTGACATAGTGCAGAAG GCTTTGGTGGCACCAGCTGCGCTTATTGCGCAGAACGCTGGAATCGAAGGAGAAGTGGTAGTGGAAAAGATTATGTTCAGTGAATGGGAGATAGGGTACAACGCCATGACTGATACCTATGAGAATCTGCTGGAAGCTGGAGTGATTGATCCAGCTAAAGTCACGAGATGTGCGCTTCAGAACGCTGCATCGGTTGCAGGGATGGTACTGACCACTCAGGCCATTGTTGTTGACAAACCCAAACCTAAGGCTCCTGCTGCTGCTCCTCCTCAGGGTCTCATGGTCTAA
- the LOC106400776 gene encoding ruBisCO large subunit-binding protein subunit alpha, chloroplastic-like isoform X1, translating into MASTNALSSASVLCSSRQGKLSGGNQQKGQRVSYRKANRRFSVRANVKEISFDQSSRAALQAGIDKLADAVGLTLGPRGRNVVLDEFGSPKVVNDGVTIARAIELPDAMENAGAALIREVASKTNDSAGDGTTTASVLAREIIKHGLLSVTSGANPVSLKRGIDKTVQALIEELEKKARPVKGGSDIQAVATISAGNDELVGTMIADAIDKVGPDGVLSIESSSSFETTVEVEEGMEIDRGYISPQFVTNPEKLLVEFENARVLITDQKITAIKDIIPILEKTTQLRAPLLIIAEDVTGEALATLVVNKLRGVLNVVAVKAPGFGERRKAMLQDISILTGAEYQALDMGLLVENTTIDQLGIARKVTISKDSTTLIADAASKDELQARISQLKKELFETDSVYDSEKLAERIAKLSGGVAVIKVGAATETELEDRKLRIEDAKNATFAAIEEGIVPGGGATLVHLSTVIPAIKEKLEDADERLGADIVQKALVAPAALIAQNAGIEGEVVVEKIMFSEWEIGYNAMTDTYENLLEAGVIDPAKVTRCALQNAASVAGMVLTTQAIVVDKPKPKAPAAAPPQGLMV; encoded by the exons ATGGCGTCCACAAACGCTCTCTCTTCCGCCTCCGTACTCTGCTCCTCTCGACAG GGAAAGCTGAGTGGTGGAAATCAGCAGAAAGGTCAAAGAGTAAGCTACAGGAAAGCTAACAGACGTTTCAGTGTCAGAGCAAATGTAAAGGAAATCTCTTTCGACCAGAGCTCAAGAGCTGCTCTTCAAGCTGGTATCGACAAGCTTGCTGATGCTGTTGGTCTCACTCTTGGCCCTAGAG GGAGAAATGTTGTGTTGGATGAATTTGGAAGCCCCAAGGTTGTGAATGATGGAGTCACCATTGCTAGGGCTATTGAGTTACCTGATGCTATGGAGAATGCTGGTGCAGCGCTTATCCGTGAG GTTGCTAGTAAGACTAATGACTCAGCTGGTGATGGGACAACAACTGCATCTGTCCTTGCTAGGGAAATAATCAAACACGGATTATTGAGTGTCACTTCTGGTGCCAATCCTGTGTCCCTCAAGAGGGGAATCGACAAGACTGTTCAAGCTTTGATCGAAGAGCTTGAGAAGAAAGCTAGACCTGTCAAAGGTGGTAGTGACATCCAAG cCGTGGCTACAATCTCTGCTGGAAATGATGAGCTTGTGGGAACAATGATTGCTGATGCCATTGACAAAGTTGGACCTGATGGTGTTTTGTCCATtgaatcttcttcctcttttgagACTACGGTCGAAGTTGAAGAAGGAATGGAGATTGACAGAGGTTACATCTCACCTCAGTTTGTGACAAACCCTGAGAAACTACTAGTTGAGTTTGAGAATGCGCGGGTGTTGATCACTGATCAGAAGATCACTGCAATCAAAGACATCATCCCCATCTTGGAGAAGACCACTCAGCTTCGAGCTCCATTGCTGATTATTGCAGAGGATGTTACAGGTGAGGCCTTAGCAACCCTTGTCGTGAACAAACTCCGTGGTGTCCTCAATGTTGTCGCCGTGAAGGCTCCTGGATttggagaaagaagaaaggCTATGCTTCAGGATATCTCTATCTTGACAG GAGCTGAGTACCAAGCCCTTGACATGGGCTTGCTGGTCGAGAACACAACAATAGATCAGTTGGGTATTGCTCGTAAAGTCACCATAAGCAAAGATTCGACTACACTTATCGCAGATGCAGCTTCCAAGGACGAGTTACAAGCTCGTATCTCTCAGCTCAAGAAAGAACTATTCGAGACTGATTCTGTCTACGACTCAGAGAAGCTCGCTGAGAGAATAGCTAAACTCTCCGGTGGTGTTGCTGTCATCAAAGTGGGAGCAGCGACTGAAACTGAGCTCGAGGACCGTAAGCTTCGTATTGAGGACGCAAAGAACGCTACATTTGCTGCTATCGAAGAAGGTATAGTTCCTGGTGGTGGCGCAACTTTGGTGCATCTCTCCACTGTGATTCCTGCCATTAAAGAGAAGCTGGAGGATGCTGATGAACGTTTGGGAGCTGACATAGTGCAGAAG GCTTTGGTGGCACCAGCTGCGCTTATTGCGCAGAACGCTGGAATCGAAGGAGAAGTGGTAGTGGAAAAGATTATGTTCAGTGAATGGGAGATAGGGTACAACGCCATGACTGATACCTATGAGAATCTGCTGGAAGCTGGAGTGATTGATCCAGCTAAAGTCACGAGATGTGCGCTTCAGAACGCTGCATCGGTTGCAGGGATGGTACTGACCACTCAGGCCATTGTTGTTGACAAACCCAAACCTAAGGCTCCTGCTGCTGCTCCTCCTCAGGGTCTCATGGTCTAA